The window GCATACATAGCAGCCGGAGGCCTCAACAATTTCCGCTCCCGGGGCCTGCAAACCTTTCCCCAGGTCAACAATCCTGCCTCCCTGCACCAATATATCGACCTGATCAAGGGTTTCCGCCACGGGATCCACCAGTTCGCCGCCCTTAATGAGCAATTGCATTGACTTCACCTCCGGTTAACAGGTATAAAAGCGCCATTCTTACGGCCACCCCGTTGGTTACCTGGTCTAAAATCACCGACCGACTGCCGTAGGCCACCTCGGCGCTGATCTCCACCCCCCGGTTAATGGGTCCCGGGTGCAGCACCAGGGCATCCGGGGCGGTAAGTTCCAGCCGTCTTTGATTCATCCCAAAGAGCCGGCTGTATTCCCGGATAGAAGGGAATAATCCCTGCTGCTGTCTTTCCAACTGTATGCGCAGCATGTTTACCACATCCGCCCCTTCCAGGGCGGCATCCAATTCTGAATAAACTTTAACGCCCATTTGTTCAATGTCCGGGGGCATCAGGGTGGACGGGCCGCTTACCCGTACCTCCGCCCCCATTTTGGTCAAGCCCCAGATGTTGGACCTGGCCACCCGGCTATGGAGAATATCGCCCACAATGGCTACCTTCAGTCCGGTCAGGGTTCCCTTTTTCTCCCGGATGGTAAACAGGTCCAGCAGGGCCTGGGTGGGGTGCTCATGGGTCCCGTCCCCGGCATTGATGACCGCAGCCGGAATGCACCGGGCCAGGTATTCGGCCGCCCCGCTGGCCGGATGGCGGATCACCACAACATCCACACCCATGGCATTTAAGGTTAAGCCGGTGTCCCGGAGGCTTTCGCCCTTGGCCACGGAACTGCTGGAAGCGCTGAGCCCCACGGTGTCCGCGCTTAAAAACTTGGCTGCCAGGTCAAAGGAGGATCGGGTCCGGGTACTGTTCTCATAAAAGAGTGTAACCACACTCCGGCCTCTTAGAGTCGGTGTTTTCTTGATTTTTCTGCCGATAATTCCTTTCATGGGCACCGCAGTATCCAATATCAGGCTTATTTCTTCCGCTGTCAGATCCCTGAGACCCAGAAGATCTTTTCTTTGCCAGCCCATCCAATCCCCCCTTAAAATAATAAAACCTCAACCGGGCAGGGATGCCCGGCTGAGGCCGGCAATTTTGCAATGGGGCCCTGAAACGGACCTTCCTTGCGCCTGAATCCCTTTCGGGATAACCTTGCCGGCCTCTCTGGACCGCTTTTAAAGGTGTCGTTCAGGAACCTATTTAATTCCCCTCCAGGATCACAACTCTTTCTTCGCCGTCGATTTCCGACAATCTTACGGAAATGACTTCCTTCCGGGAAGTGGGAACATTTTTCCCCACATAGTCGGCCCGGATTGGAATCTCCCGGTGCCCCCGGTCGATCAATACCGCCAGTTGCACCACTTCCGGCCTGCCCAGATCCATGATGGCATCCAGGGCCGCCCTGACGGTACGCCCGGTGTAAAGCACATCGTCGACCAGCACCAGCTTTTTACCGGCTACCGGGAAGGGTACCTCCGTTTGATGTACCTGGGGCTGATTGGCCAAAGTGGTCAAGTCGTCCCGGTACAGGGTTATATCCAGAATTCCCACCGGCACGGTGGTTCCCTCAATATCTGAAATATATTTGGCCAAACGCTGGGCCAGGGGCACACCCCGCCTGCGCACGCCAATCAGGGCCAGGTTTTCTACGCCCTTATTCCGTTCAATAATTTCGTGGGCAATGCGCACCATCGCCCTTCTCATTCCTTTATCATCCAGTATCTGGGCTTTTTCATGCAAATCTTTTTCATCCACTGGCAGCTCACCTCCAAAATACCTAAGGACACTAAAAAATGCTTACCCTATTCGGTAAGCAGGCATAGTTTAACCCATATAAAGCGGTTCTATGTCCCTTACCGGCCTCCCAGGACCAAATTAAAGGTTTTCCTGTACAAGTTTACCATCGGCCCCTTGGACTTGTCAACCCCGATCGACTCGGCGTTGATTTACTCAGCGGATGCTAAAAAAATATAATGGAACGCGGATTTTGCGGATTTACGCGGATCTTCACGGATTTTTATTTGTAAATATAATTCAGTTAAGCTGCTTTCCTGTATGGGTTATTTTCGTAAAGTCATGCTGTTCCTTTTTTATAACGCCCATAAATCCGCGTTAATCCGCCTAATCCGTAAAATCCGTGTTCTATTTATTTTTATTCGTTTTATGGTTTAGTCAGGATTTATTAACGCCATAAAAAATCAGGACCACCCCGGAAAAAATAATCGCAATTTTGCTGATGGAAACTTTTCCCGCTAAACCTGCCAAGCCCAGGACGGTCACCAGAATCATCACTGAAGGCCCCACCAAGGCCAGAACGGCATTTATTTTCAGAGCGGTTTCCACTCTGCCAAATTTTAGCATTAAAAAGGCTGCCGTAAGCTCGATGCTGGCGGATACACAGCGAAGCATGGCCATGGCAAAGACAATTTTATCCGTAACAAAAAACATATTCTCCCTCCGCTTCCAGTTCCTAATCTTTAAATATGCCGGATTAAAGAATTAAATGCATACCGGAAGGTCTACCGAGAGAAAATACATTTTGCCGAACCTATCAATGATAAGGACGTGATGATCTTGTCGCAAGCAGCCCCAGCAGGCAACAATGAAAATAAGGTGAACAAATTTACCCTGGCCGCACTCGCCGGTGTGCCCCTGATTATGGTGCTGGGGAACTCCATGCTGATTCCTGTTCTGCCGCAAATGGCCAAGTCTTTACAGGTTTCTCAAATGCAAATCAGCTTAATTATTACCCTGTTTTCCGTTCCGGCCGGATTGGTGATTCCCTTTGCGGGGTTCCTTTCCGACCGCTTTGGACGAAAAAAGATTATTTTGCCCGGCCTTTTCCTTTATGGCCTGGGAGGTCTTTTGGCCGGCGTGGCAGCACTCTTTTTTAAAGAAAATGCCTTTCCCTGGATTTTGGGCAGCCGAGTGCTGCAGGGCATCGGGGCCGCCGGTACCGCGCCCATTGCCATGGCCTTCTGCGGCGACCTCTGGAAAGGCAAGGAAAGGGCCAAATCTTTGGGTGTCATTGAAGCTTCCAACGGCATGGGCAAAGTCAGCAGCCCCATTCTGGGAGCGCTGGTGGGTCTGATTGCTTGGTGGGCCATTTTTTTCTTTTTTCCTATTGTCATTACCCTGGTTATCCTGGCAGTCTGGTTTCTCACCAAAGAACCCGAAACTCAGAAAAAAACTCAAAAAGTCAGCGAATATGTAGGGTCCATAAAAAAAGTATTCAAGAAAAAGGCGCCGCTGCTGCTTACCAGTTTTTTTGCCGGTTCTGCCGCCCTGCTCATTTTGTTTGGCGTGCTCTTCTATTTATCCGACTTCCTGGAAAAAAAATATGGCCTGGATGGCGTTTTAAAAGGCGCCGCCCTGGCCATTCCGGTACTCTTTATGAGCACCACTTCTTATATCACCGGAGCGCTGATCAAGAAAAAAGTGAAATTAATGAAATGGCTGGTGGTTATAGGTCATGCATTAATTGCCATTTCACTGGTCACCCTGCCCTTGTTTAATAACGTGTACATTTTTTTTGCCGGCATTTCCGTGGCGGGAATTGGCACCGGTCTGGTGCTTCCCTGCCTGAATACCTTGATTACCGGTGCTACGGATAAAGACGAACGGGGTTTGGTTACTTCCCTGTACGGAAGTGTACGCTTCCTCGGGGTAGCAGCCGGTCCTCCCCTCTTTGGCTGGCTGGTGGGTATTGGCCCGGACGCCATGTTCTGGGCCTCGGCAGGGCTGGCGGCGGTGGCGGCGGTCCTGGCCTTTATCTTTATTAAAGTCAAAGCCATCCAGTCATCCCAGCAGGAGGCTCCCCAGGGGGAACCTTCTACCGGGGACAAAAAGCAGCCGTCCCAGGTGGTTATCCAAGCCGCCGGTCAACCGGCTTTCTTTTACAAAAGTCTGGCCTGGCGCCCCACGGGACAGGTGATTCCGGCAGCCCGCAAGCCCATGCCGGGGGTTCATCGGGCCAAGCAGGAAGGACAGGTAAATAATGGTGATCAGCAAAACCGGTGACCACCTTTTTCCTTATCGCATATGTTAACTCATGGAACGCAGCAATCCAAACACGGGAAATGGACGGAGGTGTCAGACGGAACCCGTTTTTCCACCGGGACCCGTGAAAGGAGATGTCAGTTTTATGAATAACAGCAGTAAAAAAACGTGGCAGGAACTGCTGCGTTTCCCTCTGGGCGATCGCTGCCAGAAACCCCGGAACACCGGTCTAACCATGATTATTGATAAAGGCCTGGGGTTAGGCCAAACCAAAGATCTGCTCAATCTGGCCGGAGATTATATTGACTTCTTAAAACTTGGCTTTGGAACGTCCGCTCTTTATTACAATGAGGTATTGGAAGAGAAGATTCATCTGGTACGTTCCCACGGGGTGGATATTTACCCCGGAGGCACTTTTCTGGAAGTAGCGATTCTTCAGGACAAGCTCAGGGAATATCTGGTAATGGCTCGAGATTTTGGTTTTTCCGCTGTTGAAGTTTCCGACGGAACCATTGATTTGGATCCGGAAATCCGTACCCGGGCCATTACTCTTGCTGCTGAGATGGGTTTTAAGGTTTTGACCGAGGTGGGCAAAAAAGACCCTCAGGATGAGTTTGAAATTAAGCAAATTATTCAGTTGGTTAGCAGGGATATTGCCAACGGCGCTGCCCACGTTATTGTGGAAGGTCGGGAATCCGGTAAAGCAGTGGGGCTTTATGATCAAGACGGAAACCTGATTGTATCGGATTTGGAGGAACTGGTTCACGGCTTGGAACAACCCGATAAGCTCATATGGGAAGCACCTTTGAAGGAACAGCAACAGGAATTGATTTTGCGTTTTGGCCCCAATGTCAGCATTGGCAACGTGAATGCTCATGAAATCCTGGCTCTGGAGGCCTTACGGGTTGGCTTAAGGGCCGACACTTTAAAGGCAGTCCTACAAAGACAAAACTAAAGTCCCGCTCCTTGGCTGGAACCTTCCTTCCGGCAAGGAGTTTTTTATTAACCGGATCCTGTATCTTTTTTATATAGAAAAATTCCATTGGCCTTTGCCAACCCTTGGGACAAGGGATGGCAGAGGCGTTTATCCGGCTGCCATTTAATGATGCCGGGATACATTTTAATAATATCCATTGCAACTGTCCAAGTTTTTTACAAATGCTTGACAATTTTTCAAAAGGGAATTAATATAACAGTGTTATATAACTCTGTTATATCGAATTGGAGGATTCTGTATGAACCAGGAGGAACAAACAACGCAGCAGCGCATTTTACAGGCTGCCAAAGAGGAATTTCTGCGCTTGGGCTTCCAGGGGGCTTCCCTGCGCTCCATTGTGAAGGCGGCCGGTGTGACAACCGGGGCTTTGTACGGCTATTATTCCGACAAAAACGCGCTCTTTGACGCCCTGGTGCGGGAGGCTGCGGAAACACTGTACGAAATATACCTGCGGGCCCACGAGGAATTTGAAGCGCTGCCGCCTGAGCGGCAGGTTTCAGAGATGGTACAGTCTGCTCAGGCGGGCGTATGGGCGTGCTTTGAGTATATTTATGTACATTTTGACATCTTCAAGCTGCTTATCTGCCATGCCGAAGGCACATCTTACGAGCATTATCTGCATCGCCTGGCGGAGATTGAAGAAAAAAGCTCCTATTCTTTTTTCGGCTGTATGGAAGAGACGGGACACACTGTCCCTTTCATTTCAAAGGATCTCAACCATATGCTGGCCAGCGCTTACCTGTCGGGCTTTTTTGAAATTGTGGCCCATGACATGCCAAAAAAAGAGGCACAGGAATATGTCCGACAGCTTACGGATTTTTTTAGCGCCGGTTGGAAAAACCTCTTGGGGCTTAGTTAGTCCCCAAATTTTTACACAAGTTAGCAGTATCCAACTACCAAGGAGGTGTCATGATGGAGCAATCCAAAAAAACGGGGACCATCACCCGGCTTAAAGAATTTGCGGGTCCCCACCGGAAGAACTATCTGCTCTCGGTATTGTTGGCGGTGCTGGGGGTGCTGTGCAGTATGGTTCCCTATTTCGCGGTCTCCCAGATGATTCTGCGGCTGATTGAAGGCGGGCGGGATTTTACTTGGTATTTGAGCTGGTGCGCGGTTGCCGCCGCAGGTTTTCTGGGCAGGAGTATGCTGCACAATCTGTCCACCAGCCTGTCCCACAAAGCAACCTTTGCCGTTATTTCCGAAGTCCGGCGCCGCATTGCCCAAAAGCTGACCCGCGTTCCCATGGGCTATGTGCTGAATACTCCCTCGGGCAAATTTAAAAACACCATGGTGGAGAAGGTTGACAGCATCGAGCCCACCCTGGCCCATGTGCTGCCGGAAATGACCTCCAACCTGCTGGTGCCCCTGGCCATCATCGCCTATCTCTTTATTTTGGACTGGCGTATGGCGCTGGTTTCCCTCATCACGCTGCCCATCGGCGCTCTCTGCTATATGGGCATGATGAAGGACTACGAGCGCCGCTATGCCGAGTATGTGGGGGTGAGCCGGCACATGAACGCCACGGCGGTGGAATATACCAAGGGCATTGAGGTCATCAAGGCCTTCGGTCAGTCCGCTACCTCATACCAAAAATTTTCCGATGCGGTGCATCGCAATGCCACCTACGGCCTGGATTGGATGCGGGATGTTCAGTTGTACTTTTCCATGGGCATCGGCATCTGGCCCGCCGTCCTCATCGGCGTGCTGCCCGTTGGTTGCATCTTCTATGGAAACGGCTCCCTGACCGGCGCCGACTTTATCACCATTATGATTCTAGCGCTGGGGATCATGGCGCCGCTGCTCTCGGCCATGTATTACACCGATGACTTGGCCAAGATAAGGATTATTGTGGGTGAAATCGGGGCTATTCTTGATGAACCGGAACAGATACGCCCCACCCAGCCGGCCCAGCTTAGCAGTACGGACATCGAGCTGCGCGGCGTCACCTTTGGCTACGGTGAAAGCGAAGTCCTGCATGGCGTCGACCTGAACATCCCGGCGGGTTCGCTCACCGCACTGGTGGGACCCTCCGGCAGCGGCAAGTCCACCATCGCCAAACTCATCGCTTCTTTTTGGGACGTATCCGGCGGTTCGGTGTCCATCGGCGGCGTGGATGTGCGAAAGATCCCGGCCCATCAGCTAATGGATACCATTGCCTATGTGGCACAGGACAATTATCTGTTTGATCAGAGCATATTGGAAAACATCCGCCTGGGCCGCCCCTCCGCCACCGATCAGGAGGTCAAAGCAGCGGCCCAGGCAGCCGGTTGCCATGAATTTATCATGGGGCTGGAAAAAGGGTACGATACTGTGGCCGGTGGAGCCGGCGGACATCTCTCCGGCGGGGAGCGGCAGCGCATCACCATTGCCCGGGCCATGCTCAAAGATGCGCCCATTGTGATTCTGGATGAAGCCACCGCCTATACCGACCCGGAAAACGAGGCGGTAATCCAGAGTGCCGTGGCCAAGCTGGTGAAGGGAAAAACCCTCATTGTAATTGCCCACCGCCTTTCCACCATCATTGATTCCGATCAAATTGCCCTTATCGCCAAGGGACGTGTGGCGGCCGTCGGCACCCACAGTGAGCTTTTGGACAACAGCCCGCTGTACAAAGAATTATGGCAGGCGCATATCAGCGCCAAAGACGCCGCCTAAAGGAGGAAATCCTATGCTGGAAACCATTCGCAAGTTTTTCGCCTTTGCGGGAAGGCATGGTCGCCTCATGAAAAAGGGCATCATCATCACCCTGATTAATTCCATTTTTCAGGCCCTGCAGATTTTGGCGCTGGCAGTGGTGCTGCAGGCCATGGTGGATGGAAATGTGACGGCTGAAACCGCCTGGACCTCCTTCGGTATTATGTTTGTCAGTATGCTGGGCGCTATCCTCACCCGGCAACGGGCCACCATGGCCCAAGCCGAGGGAAGCTTCATGATGTGCGCCGACAAGCGTACCGAAATCGGCGACCGTATGAAATATATGCCCATGGGCTATTTCAATGACAACAGTCTGGGAGCCATCACCGCCGCCATTACCACTACCATGGAGGATGTACAGGACATTGCTCCCCGGGTGATGGATAAAATCATTCACGGTTATGTTCACGCAGGGGTGATCACCCTGATGCTGCTGATTTTTGACTGGCGCATCGGGTTGATCATTATGGCAGGAATCCTTCTATTTATGGCCGCGAATTCACTGATGCAGCAAAAATCCCGCCAAATTTCTCCGGCACGGGTGGCGGCCCAGACTTCTCTGGTGGGTGCGGTGCTGGAATATGTGCAGGGAATCAGTGTGGTGCGCGCATTCAATCTGGAGAGAGCAGCCGGCAATACCCTTGACCGAGCCATTGCTGAATGTGAAAAAAACAACATTAAACTGGAAATGGCTTTTCTCCCCTTTATGCTTGTGCAAACCCTGATTCTTAAATTTACCAGCGTTCTGATAATCCTCGCCTCCATTGCCTTTTTCCTTGGCGGCACCATGACGCTGACCACTTGCCTGCTGATGCTCATTTCCGCTTTCATCATTTTTAGTCAGTTGGAAACCGCGGGTAGCATGTCCGCCCTGCTGCGGTCCATCGACGTGTCCATCGACCGGGTGGCGGCCATCCATCATACCCCGGTCATGGATGAACAGGGCCGGGACATCCGCCCGCAAAATTATACCATTGAAGGCCGTCAGGTAAGTTTCTCCTATGACCAACGGAAAATCCTGGACAATGTTTCCTTTACCATCCCCGCCGGCAGCACCACCGCCATCGTGGGCCCTTCCGGCGGCGGGAAAACCACGCTGTGCAATCTGATCACCCGGTTCTGGGACGTGGACAGCGGCTCCATTACGCTGGGCGGCGTAGATGTACGGGAATATACCCTGGACAGTCTGCTGGCCAATTTCAGCATGGTGTTTCAGAGCGTGTACCTGTTTAACGATACCCTCTTCAACAATATTAAATTTGGAAAACCGGAGGCAAGTCTGGAAGAGGTGCGTGCCGCCGCGCAAAAGGCCCGCTGCGACGACTTTATCATGGCGCTGCCCCAAGGCTATGACACTATCATCGGCGAAGGGGGCGCCACCCTTTCAGGCGGCGAACGCCAGCGCATCGCCATTGCCCGGGCCATACTGAAGGATGCGCCCATTGTCATTCTGGACGAGGCCACCGCCAACGTGGATCCTGAAAACGAAAGCCATCTGCTGGAAGCCATTGAAGAAATGACCCGCAATAAGACCATTATCATGATCGCCCACCGGTTGAAAACCGTGCGCAGCGCCGACCAGATCTTAGTTCTGGACGGAGGAAAGATCATTCAGCGAGGCAACCACCAGCAGCTATTGTCCCAAGGAGGCCTGTATGCCGACTTCGTCGGCATGCGGCAGGCGGCCATCGGCTGGAAGCTGGGCTAGCCCCTCCAAATCAGACCTAAGGCATAGAAAAACGCTCCGCTATTTTCTAGATGTCAAGGGAGTAGGCAAAAATAAAGCAGGAGTATACTGTTGACGGCTAAACCAAGAAAGGACAGGCCTCTCATGGCCTGCCCTTTCTTTAAATCTCCGTTTAAAATCTGACACAAAAAAGTGAGGCTGCCGACACTCTTGCTCTCCTTTGATGCAATACGGTAGGGAAAGAGAACGGAAGCCTTTTTGTTTATTTTTTTCAGTTAATTAGCTGATTAAAATATTGGTTTACTTAAACACCAGCAATTGGCTAGGATCAACATCAAGAGCTTTAGCAATTCTGTAAAGGGCAATGACCGATAAACCATAGACAGACGTGCTTTCCAGGTGGCTGATGGTTGTATAACTTAAATCTGCTTTTTCGGCAAGCTCATTTTGGCTGAGACCTCGCTGCTTCCGAAAAAATTGAATCTTAAATCCTATATTCTTAAGAAACTGCTTTTCCTCCTTTGTGTAAGATTTTTTGTTAATTGGGGGCATAGCATTTTTTCCTCCATTTATGTAAAGCAAAGTATGTAGTATAATTTTATATAATATACAATTGCAAATATACGTTGTAAAAAGGTATAATATTGTTGTATAACAACAATATTATTTTTTAATTACCAGATGAAAGGTCAAGCAATGTCCAATAATAAACAACAAAGAGTAATGACAAATGTAATTATTCTTTCGGACCGCCTCATGGGTGAGGCGAAGAAACTATCATCTTTCATCTACTCCTGTGCCGATAATATGAATGTACTTGGTATTGCTGCAAACAGCCAGGAAGTTATGCAGCTTGCAAAAAATCACTTTGTTGATTTTCTAATTATTGTGGGTTATCTAAGAGATGAAAAAAGCTATGGCGTGGTTCAAGAGCTTTACGAGCAGAATAAGAATTATACTCCGGTCCATTATGCCATGCTTGATTCCTTAATTTTTGATCTGTGCGAACAATATAATATCTCGTTACGTTTTGACCGCACCTTGCCAAAAGCAGAATTTATTGATTACCTGGAAAAATATAAGAATTATAAATATCAACGTGATTTAAAAACACAAAAAAAAATGACCACTTCTTTAAAAAACAAAAAGCCAGGTAATCCATGGCCTGGCTTTTTCAGTAAATTTTTAAAGTTATTTTTAAATTTTTTACCGTGAATTAAGCTGTTTCGGAAAAGGGAGTCATTTTTAAACAGGATAAAACAAGGGGATAGGCATGTGTTTTTTCAACGTATTACCTTTTAAAACAGAATGCCTGTCCCCTCTTGTGTTGCTGTTAAATTTTTTCAGGCTCTTTGACGGTTCTTTCATTGATAACATCCCCGGTATTTAACGTTGTCTTTGCCTCAATTAGCATCACATGTGTTTCAACTTCAGCCACCGGCATATGTTCAATTCCTTTTGGAATAATCAAAAATTCTCCTTCATTTAAAAAGATATCCCTGTCCCGGAATCGAATTGTCAGCCGACCTTTTATAACAAAAAACATTTCATCTTCATCTTTATGGCTATGCCATAAAAATTCACCCTTTAGTTTAACTACTTTCACATAGGATTCATTAACTTCATCTACTATTTTGGGGCTCCAGTACTCATTAAAATCATTCAGCTTTTCATAAATATTAACTTTATCCATGGCTATTCCTCCAAAATTGCTTAGATTTATCTACCCGCCGCGTCCTTCTCTGTTCAGGTTCATGGACAACGATTTTCTCTACAAACTCATTAAGCATGGGTGTGTTAAGCCGTTGAAATCCGTATACCTTTCTACCAATTCCAAAAATTTATCAGACCCACGCTGTATTTCTCGAAGCTGTACATTCGCTGTGGCTTGCTCTAATTCCTTCTACTCCCGCTCATACCCGCGGAAGGCTTTTAAAACCGTTTTTTCTGTTTTTATATTCTTTGCGACAACCGCTATACGATGATTGAAGTTGAAATTTAGTAAGCTCATTTGTTAGAAGACAATTGTATATCTGCGGATTCATTTTTTCCCATGGACAGTGCTGGAATGAGTGCAATAGTGCCAAAGCCAATGGACCACCAAAAGGCAGTATTGTATGCGCTTGCAACCGTTTGAATATTGGCTGCGGAACCACTGGAAAGCTGATGCTGGACGATGGTTGCCAGTATGGCCGTTCCGAATGCTCCGCCAATCTGCTGTAAAATCCTGCTGGCAATACTGGCATGAGGAACTTGCTCTCTGCTTAATCCTTCATATACGGAAGCCATGATGGGAATGGTCACTCCACCGAGACCCGCTCCCCGTATCAGCAGTGCCGCTGCCATAAAAGGTGATTGGTATCGGAACCGGCAAAAGCAAAGGGTAACGAACCAACTAGCGTAACCATAAGGCTGACCACAACGATTATACGGGGACCTATGCGGTCGGTTAGGCTTCCGAACCAGCTTCTGGTCAATAACATGCCCACCCCTTGTGGAATCAACAAAAGGCCGGTAACCAGAACGTTTTCACCCTGGACCTGCTGGTAGTATAATGGTAGAAGAAGCATGGCTCCAGAAGTGACGATGCCGGCAGGAAAAGCAAAATAATTGAAGCAGAAAAATTACGGGATTGAAACAAATGCAAGTCAATCACCGGCGCATTTTTTGTTCGTAAGACGTAGACAATAAAGGCTACCGCCAGGAGCAAGCCGATCCCCAGCGGAACCATCACTGGGGCCGATTCTTGGCCCCATGCTGGGTGGCATTATTGTAAACGGCTTAAACAGGCGTTGGACTTTTTATGTCAATATTCCCATTTGTATGGTGGCATTATTGCTGGCCTGGCGGGGATTACCGACGGATAAACCTACAAGCTTATGGGCATCGGCGTGCTTAAATAAGTGTTCTTTGGGGGACAACCGGAAGTGATTTTGGCAGGATGATTTATAAAAGTCTGCTTCTTTGTGTATAATGAGAAGCAAAATAACACCAAGGAGAGCTACCATGGAGACGAATAAGACGGAGTTCAAAACCATTGACGATTACATTGCCAGTACCCCTCCTGAGATTCAGGAAAAACTCCATGGGTTAAGAACTCTGATTAAAAAAGAAGTTCCCGAAGCACAAGAAAAAATGAGCTGGCAAATGCCAACTTTTTATCTGCATGGAAACCTGGTTCATTTTTTTGCTCATAAGCACCACATCGGATTTTATCCCGGCGCCAGCGGAGTGGCAGCTTTTCAGGATGAACTGACAAACTACAAAACTTCAAAGGGCGGGATACAATTGCCCCTGTCTCAGCCATTGCCTTTTGACTTGATTCGGCGGATTGTACAGTTCAGAGTTGCTGAAAACATTGAAAACGCTCGGCAGAAAGCAAAAAAGAAAAAGTGATGGCAAATTCCTGCCTGTGGCTCCTTTCTGCCCATAACGCCGATCACATACTAAACAACCTTATTTCTACCATTGTATTTTGCTTTATATAATTTTTTATCCGCAAGTTCAACCACTTCACGGGCGGTTATTTTATGTTTTTTACCACATAGGGTCTCAACACCAAAGCTGCAAGTGATATGCAGGACTTTCTCGCCAATTTGAAACTCCTCTTGCATAATGGCTTTCCTCAGGCGTTCCGCTATTTGCAGGGCGGTTTTACAATCGATTCCAGGAAGGCATATAAGGAATTCTTCCCCACCGTATCTGGCCACCCAACTCTCTTCGCTGCGCACATTCTCCTGAAATACTTTTCCAACACCGCATAATACCTGGTCTCCCACCACATGCCCGTAAGCATCATTGACGCTTTTAAAAAAATCCAGATCGGCATAAATTACCGACAAAGGCTCGCCGGATTTGTGCATTTCCTCCAATGCACCAGGGAGTCTTTCATCAATAAAACGACGGTTATATAAGCCCGTTAATTCATCTCTGGTAAGCAGGTATTCGATATGCTTGGAGATAGACGTCATCAGCAAATTAGGATCGTTGCAAGTTTCTCCCGTTTCAAAACACAAATTGCCTGTTACATCTTGGATAAGTTCCATTACCAATCTTCTGTCAGCGATAAGCACAGGTACTGCGGTCACTGCATAGATCCCTCTGCTCTTGCCGGCAATTTTAATGGCCGTGCCATTGCCATTTAGCGCACGCATGGAAATGCAGTTTTCACAAATTCTCCCGGTATCCCAAAATTGATAGCATAAGGGAAGCTTCGCTGTTGGCGATTGGTGCAGCACATCTACCGCCGCTTTACTTTTAGGATCAACAATGCGTATACCGATATATAAATTCTTCAACATCTTTATTTTCTCTGCAGCGTCATC is drawn from Desulforamulus ruminis DSM 2154 and contains these coding sequences:
- a CDS encoding TetR/AcrR family transcriptional regulator, with the translated sequence MNQEEQTTQQRILQAAKEEFLRLGFQGASLRSIVKAAGVTTGALYGYYSDKNALFDALVREAAETLYEIYLRAHEEFEALPPERQVSEMVQSAQAGVWACFEYIYVHFDIFKLLICHAEGTSYEHYLHRLAEIEEKSSYSFFGCMEETGHTVPFISKDLNHMLASAYLSGFFEIVAHDMPKKEAQEYVRQLTDFFSAGWKNLLGLS
- a CDS encoding phosphosulfolactate synthase → MNNSSKKTWQELLRFPLGDRCQKPRNTGLTMIIDKGLGLGQTKDLLNLAGDYIDFLKLGFGTSALYYNEVLEEKIHLVRSHGVDIYPGGTFLEVAILQDKLREYLVMARDFGFSAVEVSDGTIDLDPEIRTRAITLAAEMGFKVLTEVGKKDPQDEFEIKQIIQLVSRDIANGAAHVIVEGRESGKAVGLYDQDGNLIVSDLEELVHGLEQPDKLIWEAPLKEQQQELILRFGPNVSIGNVNAHEILALEALRVGLRADTLKAVLQRQN
- the pyrR gene encoding bifunctional pyr operon transcriptional regulator/uracil phosphoribosyltransferase PyrR, producing MDEKDLHEKAQILDDKGMRRAMVRIAHEIIERNKGVENLALIGVRRRGVPLAQRLAKYISDIEGTTVPVGILDITLYRDDLTTLANQPQVHQTEVPFPVAGKKLVLVDDVLYTGRTVRAALDAIMDLGRPEVVQLAVLIDRGHREIPIRADYVGKNVPTSRKEVISVRLSEIDGEERVVILEGN
- a CDS encoding YqhV family protein — protein: MFFVTDKIVFAMAMLRCVSASIELTAAFLMLKFGRVETALKINAVLALVGPSVMILVTVLGLAGLAGKVSISKIAIIFSGVVLIFYGVNKS
- a CDS encoding MFS transporter, with amino-acid sequence MILSQAAPAGNNENKVNKFTLAALAGVPLIMVLGNSMLIPVLPQMAKSLQVSQMQISLIITLFSVPAGLVIPFAGFLSDRFGRKKIILPGLFLYGLGGLLAGVAALFFKENAFPWILGSRVLQGIGAAGTAPIAMAFCGDLWKGKERAKSLGVIEASNGMGKVSSPILGALVGLIAWWAIFFFFPIVITLVILAVWFLTKEPETQKKTQKVSEYVGSIKKVFKKKAPLLLTSFFAGSAALLILFGVLFYLSDFLEKKYGLDGVLKGAALAIPVLFMSTTSYITGALIKKKVKLMKWLVVIGHALIAISLVTLPLFNNVYIFFAGISVAGIGTGLVLPCLNTLITGATDKDERGLVTSLYGSVRFLGVAAGPPLFGWLVGIGPDAMFWASAGLAAVAAVLAFIFIKVKAIQSSQQEAPQGEPSTGDKKQPSQVVIQAAGQPAFFYKSLAWRPTGQVIPAARKPMPGVHRAKQEGQVNNGDQQNR
- a CDS encoding aspartate carbamoyltransferase catalytic subunit — encoded protein: MGWQRKDLLGLRDLTAEEISLILDTAVPMKGIIGRKIKKTPTLRGRSVVTLFYENSTRTRSSFDLAAKFLSADTVGLSASSSSVAKGESLRDTGLTLNAMGVDVVVIRHPASGAAEYLARCIPAAVINAGDGTHEHPTQALLDLFTIREKKGTLTGLKVAIVGDILHSRVARSNIWGLTKMGAEVRVSGPSTLMPPDIEQMGVKVYSELDAALEGADVVNMLRIQLERQQQGLFPSIREYSRLFGMNQRRLELTAPDALVLHPGPINRGVEISAEVAYGSRSVILDQVTNGVAVRMALLYLLTGGEVNAIAH